The Ochrobactrum sp. BTU1 region TTCACGGCATCCGTTTGCATCTCGGCCTCAAGACGGGTGAGCCGGTTCCGGCTGGGTTGATCGGCGAAGTGCGCATGGGTACGACCGTTGCTACCAATGCGCTTCTCGAGCGCAAGGGCGAGCGGCTGGCACTTGTCACCACCAAGGGCTTCCGCGACGCTCTGCGCATCGGATATCAGGAACGCAAAAACATCTTTGCAACCGAGATCATTAAGCCGGAATCGCTGTATGACAGCGTAACCGAACTTAATGAGCGTATCCACGCCGATGGGACTGTCGAGCAGGCACTTGATAGCACTGAAGCAGAAGCAGCACTCCGTTCGTTGAAAGATCAGGGCTATAAATCTATCGCGATTGCCCTCATGCATGCCTACAAGTTCCCGGCGCACGAAGCTGAAATCGCACGCATTGCCCGTGAGATCGGCTTCGAGCAGGTTTCAGTTAGCCATGAAGTCTCGCCGCTGATCAAGTTGGTGGGTCGTGGCGACACAACAGTCGTCGATGCTTATCTGTCACCAGTCCTTCGACGCTATGTCGCACAGGTTTCCAACGAACTCGACGTTCAGCGCACCGGCGCACGCGTCATGTTCATGATGTCTTCTGGCGGCCTTACGGCAGCTGACTTGTTCCAGGGTAAGGACGCCATTCTTTCCGGCCCAGCTGGCGGTGTTGTTGGCCTTGCACGCACAGGCGAGACGGCGGGATTTGGACAGGTCATAGGTTTCGATATGGGCGGCACATCGACTGACGTTGCCCATTTTGATGGTGAATACGAGCGCGCATTCGAAACGGAAGTTGCTGGCGTTCGTGTCCGCGCGCCGATGATGCTGATCCACACTGTTGCTGCTGGCGGCGGCTCGATCCTGCATTATGATGCCGGGCGCTTCCGCGTGGGCCCGGATTCAGCAGGCGCCAATCCTGGCCCAGCCTGTTACCGAAATGGTGGCCCGCTTGCTGTTACTGACGCTAATGTCATGCTCGGCAAACTGATCCCTGATTATTTTCCGGCTATCTTTGGCCCCGAACAGAACCAGCCGCTTGATGTGGAACGCGTTCGCACGCTTTTTACTGCTCTTTCTAATGAAATTGGCGACGGCCGCTCACCAGAATCGGTTGCCGATGGCTTCATTCGCATTGCTGTTGCGAATATGGTCGAAGCGATCAAGAAGATCTCCGTACAGCGTGGCTATGACGTCACCCGTTATGCATTGAGCTGCTTTGGCGGTGCTGGTGGCCAGCACGCCTGCCTCGTCGCAGATGCACTTGGAATGAAGAACATTCTTCTTCATCCAATGTCCGGCCTGCTCTCCGCTTATGGCATGGGCCTGGCCGACATTCGCGCCACTCGGCAGAAGGCGCTCGGCGTGTCGCTCGATGCATCCGCTCCAGCAGCACTGAAAGCACTTGGTGAAGAACTGGTCTTGGAATGTGTGGCAGAACTTGCGACGCAGGGCATCGAACAAGCCGCAATTCAGCGTCATCTTCGTGCGCATATCCGCTACGCAGGCACCGACACGGTACTTTCCATCGAAGCAACCTTCCCTGCCGAGGACGATTCCGATCGTCTGCGCAGCGAATTCGAAACCGCGCACAAGCGCCGCTTCGGCTTCATTGCAGAAAATAAGGCACTGGTAATCGATGCGGTTGAAGTCGAAGCAGTCGGCGGCGGTGCGGGAGAAACCGAGACCAGCCTGCCACTTGAAAGCGACCTTGAGGCTGAAACAGCCAAGCGCGCACGTTTCTTCTCGCAAGGTGATTTCCACGATGCTGGTGTCGTTATTCGCGAGCAGATTCAGCGTGGCCAGACCGTAACCGGACCTGCAATCATTATCGAAAAGAACCAGACGATCGTTATCGAAGATGGCTGGCAGGCACGCCTCACCAACTACGATCACATCGTTCTTACCCGCATCAAGGCTTTGCCGTCACGCAGCGCGATCGGCACTGAAGCCGATCCGGTCATGCTAGAGATTTTCAACAATCTCTTTATGTCGATTGCAGAGCAGATGGGCGTGACGCTCCAGAACACCGCCTACTCTGTCAATATCAAGGAACGTCTCGATTTCTCCTGTGCCGTATTCGACGCCGAGGGTAATCTGGTTGCCAATGCGCCGCATATGCCTGTGCATCTTGGTTCGATGGATGCTTCTGTTGCAACCGCAATCCGCGAGAACAAGGATATCAAGCCGGGCGACGTATTCCTGATCAACGCGCCTTACAATGGTGGCACTCACCTGCCTGACCTGACAGTCTGCACACCGGTTTTCGATGACGATAATCGCGAGATCCGCTTTTGGGTTGCAAGCCGCGGCCACCATGCTGATATCGGCGGCATCGCCCCTGGTTCGATGTCGCCGCTGGCGGTTAATATCGAGCAGGAAGGCGTCTATATCGACAACTTCAAGCTCGTTGATCGCGGCACCTTCCGTGAAGATGATCTTTCAGCTCTCCTGACCGGAGCAACCTATCCGGTGCGCAATCTAACGCAGAACGTCAATGATCTTAAAGCTCAGATTGCCGCCAATGAAAAAGGTGTAGCTGAGCTGAAAAAGATCATTGGTCTCTTCGGTGAAGACGTAGTGAAAGCCTATATGGGACACGTTCAGGACAATGCAGCTGAGAGCGTGCGCCGCGTGCTCGACAAGTTGCCTGATGGGCATTTCACCTACGAGATGGATCAGGGTTGCCAGATAGTAGTTCGCGTCACTATCGACCGTGATAAGCGCGAGGCGACAGTTGACTTCACCGGCACATCAGAACAGCGTCCAGATAACTTCAACGCGCCAGAACCTGTAACACGCGCTGCCGTGCTTTACGTGTTCCGCGTGCTTGTTGAAGGCGATATTCCGATGAACGCGGGCTGTTTGCGGCCGATCAAGATCATTGTTCCACAGGGATCGATGCTTTCGCCACGCTTCCCGGCAGCTGTTGTTGCGGGCAATGTGGAAGTCAGTCAGGCCGTCACCAACTGTCTGTTTGGCGCGACCAAAGCCATGGCAGCAGCACAAGGCACTATGAACAACCTGACATTCGGCAATGATGAATATCAGTATTACGAAACCATCTGCTCCGGCGCACCAGCCGGACCGGGCTTCAATGGTGCCGATGCGGTCCATACGCATATGACCAATTCTCGCCTTACCGATCCGGAAATTCTGGAAACACGTTTCCCCGTGCTTCTAGAAGATTTCCATGTTCGGGAAGGATCAGGCGGCAAAGGTAAATGGCACGCAGGCGACGGCACGAAGCGCACGATCCGTGCGTTGAAGACGCTCGGCTTCGCGATCCTTTCAGGCCATCGCCGTGTTGCCCCTTTCGGTCTGGAAGGTGGTGAAGCCGGTCAGACCGGACGCAACGAAGTTCGTCGCAAGGATGGTACTATTGAAGTGCTGGGCAACTGCGATCAAACTGTACTTGAAGCAGGAGAAGCCTTCACTGTCATAACGCCAACAGGCGGCGGATTCGGGAAAGCTTAATAGCAAAACATGCGAATTAAAAATGCCGCCGTGAGGCGGCGTTTTTATTGATGTTTAGAACCAGAAATTGCCAAATCGCTATATACGGATTCAAATTGCCATTAGTGACGTTAAATTAGAAATAATTTCTCTTAGCTGGGCAAAGACTGCGATTTTAGACGCTACGTTAGAATTAAATTCCTGTATTTTACGTCTCATCGAATATTTTTACAGGTGACCTTACAAATGAAGTTCGCAAAAATCCTCGCAACGGTCGGTGTTCTTAACGTAGCTCTCTTCTCGACCGCAATGGCGGGCGAAAACCTCGATGCCATCAAGTCAGCAGGCGTGCTGAAGATTGGCACGGAAGGCACCTATGCACCGTTCACCTTCCACGATAAGGACAACAAGCTTGTCGGTTTTGACGTAGAAATCGGCGAAGCAGTTGCCCAGAAGCTTGGCGTTAAACCAGAATTTGTTGAAGGCAAGTGGGATGGCCTGATCGCCGGTCTCGACGCCAAGCGTTATGACGCCGTTATCAATCAGGTTGGCATCACCGAAGAACGTCAGAAAAAGTTCAACTTCTCAAACCCTTACATCGTTTCCAAGGTCGTTCTTATCGTCAATGACAAGAATGATACGATCAAGGATTTCGCTGATCTGAAGGACAAGAAGTCCGCACAGTCGCTGACCAGCAATTACGGTCGCATTGCCAAGGAAGCCGGTGCTGAATTGGTTGCCACCGATGGCTTTGATCAGTCGATCCAGCTCGTTTTGACGGGTCGTGCAGACGCCACGCTCAACGACAGCCTATCCTTCCTCGACTTCAAGAAGCATCAGCCGAATGCACCTGTAAAAGTTGTTGCTGAAAAGGAAAATGCAGACGCTTCGGGC contains the following coding sequences:
- a CDS encoding hydantoinase B/oxoprolinase family protein — encoded protein: MREPIMSGTGSGVWDFWIDRGGTFTDVIGRDPGGTLHARKVLSENPSAYRDAAVHGIRLHLGLKTGEPVPAGLIGEVRMGTTVATNALLERKGERLALVTTKGFRDALRIGYQERKNIFATEIIKPESLYDSVTELNERIHADGTVEQALDSTEAEAALRSLKDQGYKSIAIALMHAYKFPAHEAEIARIAREIGFEQVSVSHEVSPLIKLVGRGDTTVVDAYLSPVLRRYVAQVSNELDVQRTGARVMFMMSSGGLTAADLFQGKDAILSGPAGGVVGLARTGETAGFGQVIGFDMGGTSTDVAHFDGEYERAFETEVAGVRVRAPMMLIHTVAAGGGSILHYDAGRFRVGPDSAGANPGPACYRNGGPLAVTDANVMLGKLIPDYFPAIFGPEQNQPLDVERVRTLFTALSNEIGDGRSPESVADGFIRIAVANMVEAIKKISVQRGYDVTRYALSCFGGAGGQHACLVADALGMKNILLHPMSGLLSAYGMGLADIRATRQKALGVSLDASAPAALKALGEELVLECVAELATQGIEQAAIQRHLRAHIRYAGTDTVLSIEATFPAEDDSDRLRSEFETAHKRRFGFIAENKALVIDAVEVEAVGGGAGETETSLPLESDLEAETAKRARFFSQGDFHDAGVVIREQIQRGQTVTGPAIIIEKNQTIVIEDGWQARLTNYDHIVLTRIKALPSRSAIGTEADPVMLEIFNNLFMSIAEQMGVTLQNTAYSVNIKERLDFSCAVFDAEGNLVANAPHMPVHLGSMDASVATAIRENKDIKPGDVFLINAPYNGGTHLPDLTVCTPVFDDDNREIRFWVASRGHHADIGGIAPGSMSPLAVNIEQEGVYIDNFKLVDRGTFREDDLSALLTGATYPVRNLTQNVNDLKAQIAANEKGVAELKKIIGLFGEDVVKAYMGHVQDNAAESVRRVLDKLPDGHFTYEMDQGCQIVVRVTIDRDKREATVDFTGTSEQRPDNFNAPEPVTRAAVLYVFRVLVEGDIPMNAGCLRPIKIIVPQGSMLSPRFPAAVVAGNVEVSQAVTNCLFGATKAMAAAQGTMNNLTFGNDEYQYYETICSGAPAGPGFNGADAVHTHMTNSRLTDPEILETRFPVLLEDFHVREGSGGKGKWHAGDGTKRTIRALKTLGFAILSGHRRVAPFGLEGGEAGQTGRNEVRRKDGTIEVLGNCDQTVLEAGEAFTVITPTGGGFGKA
- a CDS encoding amino acid ABC transporter substrate-binding protein; amino-acid sequence: MKFAKILATVGVLNVALFSTAMAGENLDAIKSAGVLKIGTEGTYAPFTFHDKDNKLVGFDVEIGEAVAQKLGVKPEFVEGKWDGLIAGLDAKRYDAVINQVGITEERQKKFNFSNPYIVSKVVLIVNDKNDTIKDFADLKDKKSAQSLTSNYGRIAKEAGAELVATDGFDQSIQLVLTGRADATLNDSLSFLDFKKHQPNAPVKVVAEKENADASGIIVRKGDDDLVSAINKALDEIKADGTYDKISQKYFGQDVSK